A region from the Methanofollis liminatans DSM 4140 genome encodes:
- the cca gene encoding CCA tRNA nucleotidyltransferase gives MRPCWRCPLARSEREEAVLDQIRPQAAEQEEIQGVAHEIIDAVNASGRAEAMLVGSVARRTWVRGDRDLDIFMLYDPVLTREQLEEQGLALARDIARRFGDEWREKYAEHPYINATIQGLDVDLVPCYRVASGAEIRSAVDRTPFHTRYIRERIAPFVDDVLLLKQFAKAGGVYGSDQMTEGFAGYLCELLILHYGGFLPLLRAAARWKPGLFIDIEGHAAKTFEEPMVVIDPVDPKRNVAASVSLSQMFSFVELCRGYLDTPSDLFFFRPAREPLTQEAFAALVAGRGTCLYAITFATPPFIPDVVVPQLRRSLEGVRALLERSGFPVNRAEEAMGEERCMLLFELFSDRMPAVVRHIGPPLWSRENAEKFAGKWRKRERFSGPYIEDGRYVVEVERRYTGAAALLASPEALGVGLGKHVKRAMEEEWTVLEGEACWSLEFALFLTEFLQKESPLSQILQVGRR, from the coding sequence ATGAGACCCTGCTGGAGGTGCCCCTTGGCGCGGAGTGAGAGGGAGGAGGCGGTGCTCGACCAGATCAGACCGCAGGCCGCCGAGCAGGAGGAGATCCAGGGAGTTGCCCACGAGATCATCGATGCGGTGAACGCCTCGGGCCGCGCCGAGGCGATGCTCGTCGGTTCGGTGGCACGCAGGACGTGGGTGCGGGGGGACCGCGATCTCGACATCTTCATGCTCTACGACCCGGTCCTGACGAGAGAACAACTCGAAGAGCAGGGGCTTGCGCTTGCCAGGGATATCGCACGACGTTTCGGGGATGAGTGGCGGGAGAAATACGCCGAGCACCCGTACATCAACGCCACGATCCAGGGACTCGACGTCGATCTGGTGCCCTGCTACCGGGTGGCAAGCGGGGCCGAGATCAGGAGCGCAGTCGACCGGACGCCCTTCCACACCCGGTATATCAGGGAGCGGATTGCCCCTTTCGTCGACGATGTCCTGCTCCTCAAACAGTTTGCCAAAGCAGGCGGGGTGTACGGCTCAGACCAGATGACCGAGGGGTTTGCAGGCTACCTCTGCGAACTCCTGATCCTGCACTACGGCGGGTTCCTGCCCCTTCTCCGGGCGGCCGCTCGCTGGAAACCCGGGCTTTTCATCGATATCGAGGGGCACGCCGCAAAGACCTTCGAGGAGCCGATGGTCGTCATCGACCCGGTAGATCCGAAGAGAAACGTCGCGGCCTCGGTCTCCCTATCACAGATGTTCTCCTTCGTGGAACTTTGCCGCGGCTATCTCGACACACCCTCGGATCTCTTCTTCTTCAGGCCGGCAAGAGAGCCCCTCACGCAGGAAGCGTTTGCCGCTCTCGTGGCCGGGCGGGGAACCTGCCTCTACGCCATCACCTTTGCGACGCCGCCGTTTATCCCTGACGTCGTCGTTCCCCAGCTGAGGCGGAGCCTCGAAGGTGTGCGTGCCCTGCTCGAACGCTCGGGGTTCCCGGTGAACCGGGCTGAAGAGGCGATGGGCGAGGAGCGGTGCATGCTCCTCTTCGAGCTCTTCTCCGACCGGATGCCCGCGGTCGTCCGGCATATCGGCCCGCCGCTCTGGAGCCGGGAGAACGCCGAGAAGTTCGCCGGGAAGTGGCGGAAGAGAGAGCGTTTCTCCGGCCCGTACATCGAGGACGGCCGCTATGTCGTCGAGGTGGAGCGGCGCTACACCGGTGCGGCCGCCCTGCTGGCGTCGCCCGAGGCGCTCGGTGTCGGCCTGGGCAAGCACGTGAAGCGGGCGATGGAGGAGGAGTGGACAGTGCTCGAAGGCGAGGCGTGCTGGAGTCTGGAGTTTGCTCTGTTTCTCACAGAGTTTCTGCAGAAGGAGTCCCCGTTGAGCCAGATATTGCAGGTAGGCAGGCGATAA
- the thpR gene encoding RNA 2',3'-cyclic phosphodiesterase, with product MVRAFVAIELSDAVKEGLGRAQERLRTVGGRLNLVDPALAHITLKFLGDVEPENLERVKTALLNIRGSIYDLTLVGVSGNNLRRPRVVWFEVRDGGRTARLAGAVEEALSPLGFEPERRSFTAHVTLARVKEFDPSLSGTIAAIAGMEAGTCTIDRIALKKSTLTPQGPIYETLLEVPLGAE from the coding sequence ATGGTGAGGGCTTTTGTCGCGATCGAACTCTCTGACGCCGTCAAGGAAGGGCTTGGACGTGCGCAGGAAAGGTTGCGCACCGTCGGTGGTCGGCTGAATCTGGTGGACCCCGCCCTTGCGCACATCACTCTCAAGTTTCTCGGCGATGTTGAACCGGAAAACCTTGAGCGCGTGAAAACAGCGCTCCTCAATATCAGAGGAAGCATCTACGATCTCACGCTCGTCGGGGTGTCGGGGAACAACCTCCGGCGCCCACGGGTCGTCTGGTTCGAGGTGAGGGACGGCGGCAGAACGGCACGACTCGCCGGGGCGGTGGAGGAGGCCCTCTCCCCCCTGGGGTTCGAGCCGGAGAGGCGCAGTTTCACCGCCCATGTCACCCTTGCACGGGTGAAGGAGTTCGATCCCTCGCTGTCCGGAACAATCGCAGCGATCGCCGGCATGGAGGCCGGAACCTGCACGATCGACCGGATCGCCCTCAAGAAGTCCACCCTGACACCGCAGGGCCCGATCTATGAGACCCTGCTGGAGGTGCCCCTTGGCGCGGAGTGA
- a CDS encoding glutaredoxin family protein — protein MAEDLRFIIYTLEFCPNCELLKACLTAKGHSYEEQDMSTAENLTELRVNGVFVNEAPVLRLGDDFYTSADLFAGGRVREDVIDGIAAGE, from the coding sequence ATGGCTGAAGACCTGCGTTTTATCATATATACCCTTGAATTCTGCCCGAACTGCGAACTCCTGAAGGCCTGCCTCACGGCAAAGGGCCACTCCTATGAGGAGCAGGACATGTCCACCGCGGAGAACCTGACCGAGCTGCGGGTGAACGGCGTCTTTGTGAACGAGGCGCCGGTCCTGCGTCTGGGAGACGACTTCTACACCTCCGCCGACCTCTTTGCGGGCGGCCGCGTGCGGGAAGACGTTATCGACGGTATTGCAGCGGGTGAGTGA